The nucleotide sequence AGGCCAGGGTGCTGATCACCAGCACCGTCCACTTGTCGCCGATGCGGTCCAGCACCTCCCGGATGAACGCGCTGTCCTCCGGCCAGGCCGTGCACGGGCCCGAGAGCTTCCGCCGAACCGCCATGACCACTCGATTCACACACCGACGACTGTTACCGCACCAACGGCAACCCGTCACCATCCCCCAGAAGGAGCCCCTCCATGAGCACGTTGCTCGTGCTGGGCGGCAGCGGCCGCACCGGCATCCACGTCCTCGCGCACGCCGTCGCCCGCGGTCACCACGTCCGGGCGCTGGTCCGCGACCCCTCCCGGGTGGCCGCACCGGAGGGGGTGCAGCTGATCACCGGCACCCCCGCGAGGATCGACGACATCCGCCGAGCCGCCGAAGGCGCGGACGCGGTCATCAGCGTCCTCAACAACGGCCGTGCCTCGGACAACCCGTGGGCCGCGCCCGTCAGCCCGCCGACCTTCATGACCGACGCGGCCCGCTCCACCCTCACCGTCATGGGCGAGCAGGGCATCACCCGCATCGTGGCCACCTCAAGCCAGGGTGTCGCGGAGGACTGGCGGCGGATCAGCCCGCTGATGCGCGGCCTGATCACCCACTCCAACATCAAGGTGGGTTTCGCCGACCACAACGGCGTCGATGCAGCCCTGCGCGCCTCGGACGTCGACTGGACCCTCGCCCGCGCCGTCGCCCTGACCGACAGACCCGCCCGCGGACCCCTGCATGCCGCTGTCCCGGGCACGGGGAAGCCGGGGCGGTTCGTCAACCGCAGCGACCTCGCAGGCTTTCTCGTCGATACCGTCGAGAACGACGCCTGGGTCCGCCGGGCGCCGCTCGTCTGGAACGCCCGTCGGTGACGCCGGGGATGGCCGTGCGGGATCCGAGGTCGTCGGCGCCGGCCGGGGAGGGCCTTCGGAGCATGGTGAGGCGCTGACCGTGGAGGCGCGCACCGGACGATGCGCTGCTGGGCGCGCGCCGCATCCTGTGGTCTGGGACGACAGACGCGGGCGATCTCGCCCGTGCTGCAGCAGCGCCGAAATGCTGTTGGGACGGGCTGTGTCGGAGAGCTAGCGTGACCGGCATGGAGGTCAGGTTCGAGCGCACCGCCCACCGGCGGTACGCGGTCGCCGTCCTGCGCACGCTGCACGGAGACCTCCGCCTGGACCCCGCGCCGGGCTACTCCGACCTGATCCCTCACGACCTGGTGCACCTCGTGGTTGAGCAGGAGATCGGTCTGCGGCAGGGGATCTTCGGCCAGCTCGCCGCGGGCGGCAACGCCGGGACCTTCGTGCCGACCCAGGAGCTGCGGACCAAGGCGTGGGCACGTCAGGTCGAGCGACGCAACAGGTCCACCGGAGGCGACATGGGGCGCTCGGAGGACCTCGCGGCGCAGGTCTACCCGCGCTGGCTGCGCCACAGCGGTCACGTGCCGGGCAGTCACTCCGTGCGCCAGGACCCACCGGCGACCGACCTCACGGCCAGCGAGCTCGACCGGGCGTTCGAGCGTCTCGACGTGCTGTCACGGCAATGGCGAGCGCTCGACGTCGGTAGGTCGATGACGGTCGAGTGGCCGTGGCCCGAGCGGACCTGACCGGCTCAACGACACCGCGCTCGAAGGCGCTCGTCCTGCACGGCCGGCGGCAGATGAGGACGGGCGGCCGAGCAACCGCGTCGTGATAGTGATGACGCGGAAGTCGGCTGGTGACGGGGATGCAACCCTGTCACCAGCCGATTTCCCCGCCATCCCTGGGATGACGGGGAACCTCGCGCTCCTCGGCAGGAGAGGACGGATGCGCGCAGGCTCGGCCTGCATCCGACCCGCCGCCGACGCCGTGGTTGCGCACAGCGCTGCGATGATCGGACGGTGACCTCGCAGAGCGACCCGACCGACCTTGCTGCCGAGCGCCGCCGGCAGGCCCGGGAGAACGCCGAGTACCACCACGCGGCCGCCGCCCGCGCGGCCGAGGCCGAGGCGCGTCGCACCGCCCCGATGGTGGCGGAGTTCGCCGAGGCGATGCGCGCGGCGGGCGTCGAGCCGATCCGGCTGCGGGCCCACCCGTACAGCGGCAGCGGCACGCTGCGCACCGACGTCGAGGGCTGGTACGTGCGTCGGGACCACCGGGCCGCGGTCGGCGCCGACGGCCGCTGGTACGTCCTCGTCGTCGCCCCGAGCCTGCGGGGGCGGCTGACCGGCATCCACGTGGAGCCGACCGACGCCCCGCTCCAGGTCGGCGCCGGCGGACGGGACGGCGACTCGGTCGCTCTCGACGTGCTGCTCCGGCTGCGGCTGGAGGCCGGGCCCGACTTCCCCTGACGACGGGTCGAGGGAAGGGCTCAGCCGGCCTCGGGATGCGCCTGCGGCACGCCGTCGTAGCCGTCGGCGAGGCCGGAGGCCAGCACCTCGACCAGCCCGGCGGCCTCGTCGGGCGAGAGCCGGGTCGTCGCGACGCAGACGTTGTCGCGCCACACCGACAGGACGACGACGCCGGCCTCGGGGTGCCACGTCACGCGCAGCGCACGCCCCTCGCCGCGGGCGTCGGGGACGACCGCGCTGCGACCGGGGACGGAGCGCTCCATCCCCGCAGTGTGCGCCGGGGGAGCGGTCCCTGTCGAGAGGGCGAGGCAGCGCTCAGGCGTCGGTGCGGTGCGTGAACGACGACGCGTACGACGTCTCGCCGACGGCGATGGAGTACTCGGCGTAGTAGTCGCTGATGCCGTGCCGCTGCGCCTCGCGGTGGCGCGGGTGGTCACGCCACCCCCGGTGCGACGCGGCGTCGGCGAACGTGACGATCGTCGCCCGCTCGCCGTCGTCGGCGACGAAGGTCTTGGTCTCGACGAACCCCGGCATCGACCGGGCGAGCTCGGCCACGACGGCGAGCTCGTCCCGGTAGGCGCCCTCGTGCTCAGGGCGCAGGCGGTTGCGGAAGACCGTCACCACCTGGCCCGGCAGCGGGCGCTCGACGCCGGTCACGGGAGGACCCTCAGATGTCGCGGAAGGTCTCGATCGTCGCGCCGAGGGCGTTGAGGCGCTCGGCGAGGTCCTCGTACCCGCGGTTGATGACGTAGACGTTGCGCAGCACCGAGGTGCCGGGCGCGGCGAGCATCGCGAGGAGCACGACGACGCCGGGACGCAGCGCCGGCGGGCACATGACCTCGGCGGCGCGCCACTTCGGCGTCGGGCCGCTGATCATCACCCGGTGCGGGTCGAGCAGCTGCACCTGGGCGCCGATCTTCGTCAGCTCGGTGAGGTAGATCGCGCGGTTCTCGTAGACCCAGTCGTGGATCATCGTCGTGCCCTCGGCGCACGCGGCGATGAGCGCGAAGAACGGCAGGTTGTCGATGTTGAGGCCCGGGAAGGGCATCGGCGCGATCTTGTCGACCGGCGCGGTGAGCGGGCCCGGGTGGATCGTCAGGTCGACGAGGCGGGTGTGCCCGTTGTTCGCGAGGTACTCCTCGGTGAGGTCGAACGTCAGCCCCATCTCCTCGAGGGTCGCCAGCTCGATCTCGAGGAACTCGATCGGCACGCGCTCGATGGTGATCGTCGACTCGGTGACGACGGCGGCCGCGATGAGGCTCATCGCCTCGATCGGGTCCTCGGAGGGGAAGTACTCGATGTCGGTGTCGACCTTGCCGACACCGGTGACGGTGAGGGTCGTCGTGCCGATGCCGTCGATCTCGACCCCGAGGCCGCGCAGGAAGAAGCACAGGTCCTGGACCATGTAGTTCGGGGAGGCGTTGCGGATGACCGTCGTGCCCTCGTACCGGGCAGCGGCCAGGAGGACGTTCTCGGTCACGGTGTCGCCGCGCTCGGTGAGGACGATGGCGCGCTTCGGGTGGCGGTTGCGGTCGACCGCGGCCTCGTAGAAGCCGTGCGTCGCCGTGACGTCGAGCCCGAAGTGGCGCAGCGCCGACAGGTGCGGCTCGACGGTGCGCGTGCCGAGGTCGCAGCCACCGGCGTAGGGCAGCTGGAAGGCGTCGTACTCGGCGAGCAGCGGACCGAGGAACATGATGACGGTGCGCGTGCGGCGGGCGGCGTCGATGTCGATGCCGTCGAGGTCCAGGCGCGCCGGCGGCACGATCTCGAGGTCGTTGCTGTCGGGCAGCCAGCGGACCTTGACGCCGATCGAGGTGAGGACCTCGATGATCCGGTTGACCTCCTCGATGCGCGCGAGGTTGCGCAGCGTCGTGCGGCCCTTGTTGAGCAGGCTGGCGCACAGGAGGGCGACGGCGGCGTTCTTGCTCGTCTTGACGGGGATCGAGCCGGAGAGCTTGCGCCCCCCGACGATCCGCAGGTGCTGGGGACCGGAGTGGCCGAGCGAGACGAACTCGCTGTCGAGCTTCTCGCCGACGCGGGCGAGCATCTCGAGCGAGAGGTTCTGCTTGCCCTGCTCGATCCGGGCGACCGCGCTCTGGCTGGTGCCGAGGAGCTCCGCGAGCTCGCTCTGGGTCAGCCCCTGGTGGCGGCGGGCGTCCCGGATGAGGGTGCCGATCCGGGTCAGGTAGGTGTCGGTGGAGGTCGTCACGTCACCCATGGTAGATCAGATATGAGATATCGCGACGTCCGGAGCCGCGCGTCCTGGGGGCTCTCTCAGGCATGCCCGTGACCTGCGACGACGGCACGGACCGTGGGGTCCGTGCCGTCGTCGTGAGGGTCGTGCGGGCGGTCAGGCGGTGGCCGGGACGCTCGCGACGCCGTGGGGGAGGACCCGGCGGCCGAGCACCCGGGTGGTCACGCCCTCGCGGTCCAGCAGGGGGATGATCCCGCCGTTCCAGAACTGGAAGCCGGCGCCGGTGATCATCGCGAGGTCGATGTCCATCGGGGCCTCGACGACGCCCTCGGCGAGCATCAGCCCGACCTCCTCGGCGATGGCGCCGAGCACCCGCTCGCGCACCTCGTCGACGGAGAGCTCGACCGGCTCGGCGGGCTGCTCGCGCATCGCCTCGACCTCGGGGTCGGGCACCGGTCGGCCGCGCTCGTCGGTCGCGTAGAAGCCGCGCTTGCCCGCCTCGACGACGCGCCGGAGCGTCGGCGAGACGAAGAACCGGTCACCGAAGGCGCGGTGCAGGGTCTCGCTGTTGTGCAGCGCGATCGCCGGGCCGACGAGGCCGAGCAGGACGAAGGGCGGCATCGGCGCGAGGCCGGCGACGGCGCGGTCCGCGACGGCCACCGGGGTGCCCTCGTCGACGATGCGCGAGTACTCGCCCATGAAGCGGCCGAGCAGGCGGTTGACGACGAACGACGCCGAGTCCTTGGACCGGACGCACGTCTTCTTCAGGCCCTTGCCGACCGCGAAGCCGGTGGCGAGGGTCGCCTCGTCGGTGCGCTCGCCGGGGATGACCTCGAGCAGCGGCATGACCGCGACCGGGTTGAAGAAGTGCAGCCCGACGACCCGCTCCGGGTGGGCGAGGCCGCTGGCCATCTCGGTGATCGAGAGCGACGAGGTGTTCGTCGCGAGGACGCACTCGGCGGAGACGACGGCCTCGACCTCGGCGAAGACCTGCTGCTTGACCGACATCTCCTCGAACACGGCCTCGATGACGAGGTCGGCGTCGGCGAAGCCGTCCTTGGACGTCGAGCCGGTGACCAGGCCCTTGAGGAAGGACGCCTTGTCGGGGGAGACGCGGCGCTTGGCGAGCAGCTGGTCGACCTCGTGGTGCACGTAGTCGACGCCCTTGGTCACGCGGTCCTCGTCGAGGTCGGTCATGACGACCGGCACCCCGAGGCGGCGGGCGAAGAGCAGCGCGAGCTGGCTGGCCATCAGCCCGGCGCCGACGACGCCGACCTTGGTGACCGGGCGGGCGAGCGCCTTGTCGGGGGCGCCGGCGGGACGCTTGGCCCGCTTCTGGACGAGGTCGAAGGCGTAGAGGCCGGCCCGCAGCTCGTCGGACATGATGAGGTCGCCGAGCGCCTCGTCCTCGGCGGCGAAGGCGTCCTCGCGCGACGCGGTGCGCGCCGCCCGGACGAGCTGGACCGCCCGCAGGGCGCCGGGGGCCCGGCCACCCGTCCTGGCGACGACGACCTTGCCGGCGCGGTCGCACGCGGCGTCCCACGCCTCGGCGGACCGGTCGACCTCGTCACGGTCGACCGTGACGGCACCGGTCAGCACGGCGGCCGCCCAGCGCAGCGAGTCCTCGAGGAAGTCGGCCGGGGGGAGCAGGACGTCGGCGATGCCCATCGCGGCGACGTCCTTGGCGGCGAGCATCCGGTTCTGCGACAGCGGGTTCTCGATGATGACCTTGAGCGCGGCCTCGGCGCCGACGAGGTTCGGCAGCATCCAGCAGCCGCCCCAGCCGGGGACGAGCCCGAGGAAGGTCTCGGGCAGGGCGAACGCGGGGACGCCGGCCGAGATGGTCCGGTGGTCGGCCGCGAGCGCGAGCTCGACGCCACCGCCCATCGCCGCGCCGTTGACGAACGCGAACGTCGGCACGGGCAGGTCCATGAGGGTCGCGAAGGCGCGGTGGCCGGCCCGCGCGATCTCGACGGCCTGGCTGCGGTCGGTGACGTAGGGGATTCCGGACAGGTCGGCGCCGACGGCGAAGACGAACGGCTTGCCGGTGACGCCGACGGCCTGGATCTCGCCGGCCTCGGCGCGCGCCCGCAGGGTGTCGAGCGTGGCCTGGAGACCGGCGACGCCCTCGGGCCCGAAGGTGTTCGGGCGGGTGTGGTCCTTGCCGTTGTCGAGCGTGACGAGGGCGAGGGTGCCGGCGCCGCCGGGGAGCGCGACGTCCTGCACCGGGGTGCGGGTGACGACCTCGGCGGGCAGCGCGGGGGCCTGGGTGGTGGTGGTCATGGCTCAGGCGTCCTTCCGGTAGTCCGCATGGTTCGGGTTCTCCCAGATGACGCAGCCGCCCATCCCGATGCCGATGCACATCGCGGTCAGGCCGTAGCGCACCTCGGGGTGCTCCTCGAAGTGGCGGGCGAGCTGGGTCATGAGGCGCACGCCGGAGGACGCGAGCGGGTGGCCGGTGGCGATGGCGCCGCCCCACGGGTTGACGCGCTCGTCGTCGTCGGCGATGCCGAAGTGGTCGAGGAAGGAGAGGACCTGGACGGCGAA is from Arthrobacter sp. NEB 688 and encodes:
- a CDS encoding NAD(P)H-binding protein, which gives rise to MSTLLVLGGSGRTGIHVLAHAVARGHHVRALVRDPSRVAAPEGVQLITGTPARIDDIRRAAEGADAVISVLNNGRASDNPWAAPVSPPTFMTDAARSTLTVMGEQGITRIVATSSQGVAEDWRRISPLMRGLITHSNIKVGFADHNGVDAALRASDVDWTLARAVALTDRPARGPLHAAVPGTGKPGRFVNRSDLAGFLVDTVENDAWVRRAPLVWNARR
- a CDS encoding antibiotic biosynthesis monooxygenase, which translates into the protein MTGVERPLPGQVVTVFRNRLRPEHEGAYRDELAVVAELARSMPGFVETKTFVADDGERATIVTFADAASHRGWRDHPRHREAQRHGISDYYAEYSIAVGETSYASSFTHRTDA
- a CDS encoding UDP-N-acetylglucosamine 1-carboxyvinyltransferase, yielding MTTSTDTYLTRIGTLIRDARRHQGLTQSELAELLGTSQSAVARIEQGKQNLSLEMLARVGEKLDSEFVSLGHSGPQHLRIVGGRKLSGSIPVKTSKNAAVALLCASLLNKGRTTLRNLARIEEVNRIIEVLTSIGVKVRWLPDSNDLEIVPPARLDLDGIDIDAARRTRTVIMFLGPLLAEYDAFQLPYAGGCDLGTRTVEPHLSALRHFGLDVTATHGFYEAAVDRNRHPKRAIVLTERGDTVTENVLLAAARYEGTTVIRNASPNYMVQDLCFFLRGLGVEIDGIGTTTLTVTGVGKVDTDIEYFPSEDPIEAMSLIAAAVVTESTITIERVPIEFLEIELATLEEMGLTFDLTEEYLANNGHTRLVDLTIHPGPLTAPVDKIAPMPFPGLNIDNLPFFALIAACAEGTTMIHDWVYENRAIYLTELTKIGAQVQLLDPHRVMISGPTPKWRAAEVMCPPALRPGVVVLLAMLAAPGTSVLRNVYVINRGYEDLAERLNALGATIETFRDI
- a CDS encoding 3-hydroxyacyl-CoA dehydrogenase NAD-binding domain-containing protein, with amino-acid sequence MTTTTQAPALPAEVVTRTPVQDVALPGGAGTLALVTLDNGKDHTRPNTFGPEGVAGLQATLDTLRARAEAGEIQAVGVTGKPFVFAVGADLSGIPYVTDRSQAVEIARAGHRAFATLMDLPVPTFAFVNGAAMGGGVELALAADHRTISAGVPAFALPETFLGLVPGWGGCWMLPNLVGAEAALKVIIENPLSQNRMLAAKDVAAMGIADVLLPPADFLEDSLRWAAAVLTGAVTVDRDEVDRSAEAWDAACDRAGKVVVARTGGRAPGALRAVQLVRAARTASREDAFAAEDEALGDLIMSDELRAGLYAFDLVQKRAKRPAGAPDKALARPVTKVGVVGAGLMASQLALLFARRLGVPVVMTDLDEDRVTKGVDYVHHEVDQLLAKRRVSPDKASFLKGLVTGSTSKDGFADADLVIEAVFEEMSVKQQVFAEVEAVVSAECVLATNTSSLSITEMASGLAHPERVVGLHFFNPVAVMPLLEVIPGERTDEATLATGFAVGKGLKKTCVRSKDSASFVVNRLLGRFMGEYSRIVDEGTPVAVADRAVAGLAPMPPFVLLGLVGPAIALHNSETLHRAFGDRFFVSPTLRRVVEAGKRGFYATDERGRPVPDPEVEAMREQPAEPVELSVDEVRERVLGAIAEEVGLMLAEGVVEAPMDIDLAMITGAGFQFWNGGIIPLLDREGVTTRVLGRRVLPHGVASVPATA